The Archocentrus centrarchus isolate MPI-CPG fArcCen1 chromosome 12, fArcCen1, whole genome shotgun sequence genome includes a window with the following:
- the kcmf1 gene encoding E3 ubiquitin-protein ligase KCMF1 isoform X1, whose protein sequence is MSRHEGVSCDACLKGNFRGRRFKCLICYDYDLCASCYESGATTTRHTTEHPMQCILTRVDYDLYYGGDTFSVEQPQSFTCPYCGKMGFTETSLQEHVTSEHSETSTEVICPICAALPGGDPNHVTDDFTAHLTLEHRAPRDLDESSSVRHVRRMFHPGRGLGGPRARRTNMHFTSGSTGGLSSSSSQSSTYTPSNREAMDPIAELLSQLSGVRRAAGGQINSSGPSASQLQQLQMQLQLERQQAQAARQQVESGRHATRRGNNPGNTGTAVPQPSTATANTTTVGESNPSSSSHSSQFLLARLNEPKMSEAERQFLEGERADRSLFVQELVLATLMQEESSSSDEDDRRDFGDFGAMGCVDIMPLDVALENLQLKESSSMGKEPPPPPL, encoded by the exons ATGTCCCGACATGAGG GTGTGAGCTGTGATGCATGTTTAAAAGGCAACTTTAGAGGGAGACGGTTCAAGTGTTTAATTTGCTACGACTACGATCTGTGCGCGTCGTGCTACGAGAGCGGAGCCACAACAACAAGGCACACCACAGAGCACCCCATGCAGTGTATATTAACCAGGGTAGATTATG ATTTGTATTATGGAGGAGACACCTTTTCAGTAGAGCAGCCACAGTCGTTCACATGTCCTTACTGTGGCAAGATGGGCTTCACAGAGACATCCCTACAGGAGCATGTCACCTCAGAGCATTCAGAGACTTCCACAGAGGTG ATCTGTCCAATATGTGCTGCCTTGCCAGGAGGGGATCCCAACCATGTCACAGATGACTTCACAGCTCACCTCACTCTCGAACACAGAGCGCCAAGAGATTTA GATGAGTCCAGCAGTGTGCGGCATGTACGCAGGATGTTCCACCCTGGACGAGGACTGGGCGGCCCCAGAGCACGACGGACAAATATGCACTTTACTAGCGGCTCCACAGGAGGACTTTCATCCTCCTCATCACAGAGCTCCACGTACACCCCCAGTAACAGAGAAGCAATGGACCCGATTGCAG agTTGTTGTCTCAGCTGTCAGGTGTGCGGCGTGCTGCAGGGGGGCAAATCAACTCATCGGGGCCTTCAGCCTCTCAGCTTCAGCAACTCCAGATGCAACTGCAGTTGGAGCGGCAGCAAGCTCAGGCGGCACGACAGCAAGTGGAATCGGGCCGCCACGCAACACGTCGCGGCAACAACCCGGGCAACACTGGCACTGCCGTCCCCCAACCTAGCACAGCAACTGCCAACACCACCACTGTGGGTGAAAGCAATCCGTCGTCCTCATCCCACAGCTCCCAGTTCCTATTAGCACG GTTGAATGAACCTAAGATGTCCGAAGCAGAGCGGCAGTTCCTAGAAGGCGAGCGAGCCGACCGCAGCCTGTTTGTCCAGGAGCTGGTTTTGGCTACGCTGATGCAAGAAGAGAGCTCCTCCTCTGACGAGGACGACCGCCGAGACTTCGGCGACTTCGGAGCGATGGGCTGCGTGGATATCATGCCTTTAGATGTGGCGTTGGAGAACCTCCAGCTTAAAGAGAGCAGCTCTATGGGGAAGGAGCCTCCGCCGCCTCCTCTTTGA
- the kcmf1 gene encoding E3 ubiquitin-protein ligase KCMF1 isoform X2, with amino-acid sequence MSRHEDLYYGGDTFSVEQPQSFTCPYCGKMGFTETSLQEHVTSEHSETSTEVICPICAALPGGDPNHVTDDFTAHLTLEHRAPRDLDESSSVRHVRRMFHPGRGLGGPRARRTNMHFTSGSTGGLSSSSSQSSTYTPSNREAMDPIAELLSQLSGVRRAAGGQINSSGPSASQLQQLQMQLQLERQQAQAARQQVESGRHATRRGNNPGNTGTAVPQPSTATANTTTVGESNPSSSSHSSQFLLARLNEPKMSEAERQFLEGERADRSLFVQELVLATLMQEESSSSDEDDRRDFGDFGAMGCVDIMPLDVALENLQLKESSSMGKEPPPPPL; translated from the exons ATGTCCCGACATGAGG ATTTGTATTATGGAGGAGACACCTTTTCAGTAGAGCAGCCACAGTCGTTCACATGTCCTTACTGTGGCAAGATGGGCTTCACAGAGACATCCCTACAGGAGCATGTCACCTCAGAGCATTCAGAGACTTCCACAGAGGTG ATCTGTCCAATATGTGCTGCCTTGCCAGGAGGGGATCCCAACCATGTCACAGATGACTTCACAGCTCACCTCACTCTCGAACACAGAGCGCCAAGAGATTTA GATGAGTCCAGCAGTGTGCGGCATGTACGCAGGATGTTCCACCCTGGACGAGGACTGGGCGGCCCCAGAGCACGACGGACAAATATGCACTTTACTAGCGGCTCCACAGGAGGACTTTCATCCTCCTCATCACAGAGCTCCACGTACACCCCCAGTAACAGAGAAGCAATGGACCCGATTGCAG agTTGTTGTCTCAGCTGTCAGGTGTGCGGCGTGCTGCAGGGGGGCAAATCAACTCATCGGGGCCTTCAGCCTCTCAGCTTCAGCAACTCCAGATGCAACTGCAGTTGGAGCGGCAGCAAGCTCAGGCGGCACGACAGCAAGTGGAATCGGGCCGCCACGCAACACGTCGCGGCAACAACCCGGGCAACACTGGCACTGCCGTCCCCCAACCTAGCACAGCAACTGCCAACACCACCACTGTGGGTGAAAGCAATCCGTCGTCCTCATCCCACAGCTCCCAGTTCCTATTAGCACG GTTGAATGAACCTAAGATGTCCGAAGCAGAGCGGCAGTTCCTAGAAGGCGAGCGAGCCGACCGCAGCCTGTTTGTCCAGGAGCTGGTTTTGGCTACGCTGATGCAAGAAGAGAGCTCCTCCTCTGACGAGGACGACCGCCGAGACTTCGGCGACTTCGGAGCGATGGGCTGCGTGGATATCATGCCTTTAGATGTGGCGTTGGAGAACCTCCAGCTTAAAGAGAGCAGCTCTATGGGGAAGGAGCCTCCGCCGCCTCCTCTTTGA